One Desulfobulbus propionicus DSM 2032 DNA segment encodes these proteins:
- a CDS encoding PqiB family protein, whose protein sequence is MEKPVIRRRRSVSPIWILPLVALCIGAWLLHTSMKEAGIDIYVHFEDATGITPGKTKVIVRGIPVGTVKKLNIDEGMKGVNLVINMDNQVRFALVEDTAFWIVKPEVSAGRISGLDTLFGGSYIGMRQGKSTTLANHFQGLPEQPSVDSTTPGLHITLETDTLYSLQRGSNIYSKNLQIGYVEDYLLQDNGTILVKAFIEERFAHLIHTGTRFWNASGLSLTGDVQSGLSVSVESLASLIYGGITCDTPPSLETTEPATNSSTFKLYKDFEDAEYGITATLQLATGEGIVAGKTKVLYRGLKTGVVKTIDINDDQFHTVTATLLLDPRAEAILKETTRFWIVRPQVQITGVKNLETVLTGPYITFEIGEGKRRDTFVEESSPMVASATRPGIAFTLVAPDSGGLTVGAPVLYKQITVGEITGLALAPKGEQVLVRVLIHEPHADLVTKKSVFWNGGGVKIDASLSRLQVNMGSVQSLLAGGVAFANPPLKSRPPAAEAESRFTLHGSYGEALKAVPELELKGLRLQLRTAKAPPLNAGAPVLYNNIRVGEILGFDLAQNRQDTVIQVLIKDHYRDLVTGTSRFYTYSGVTVNASLQGVNLETAPFDALLNGGIAFFTEGKGEPARADQTFPLFASQQEALNADALRLTLHFPSGEGLATATEIRYQGITIGKVTDLSLDPASGDIRGEASVDREMARLFRKSTTLRLVRPEVSLAGVSHLEAVITGAFIDVRTGMGALQTEFSVLPLAEDTFKPATGLNIVLETATLGSLKQGSPVYYRQIKVGRVTGYRLSPTAQQVWLEVNIEPDYTKLIYSGTRFYNASGIKVSGSVLSGMTMRTESMESVLAGGIGLATPEGTEMGPPAYPGQHFQVSETVDEAWLKWQPPLPPMVDKADKKSAPVKKGS, encoded by the coding sequence ATGGAAAAACCTGTTATTCGTCGTCGGCGCAGTGTCTCCCCCATCTGGATCCTGCCGCTGGTCGCCCTGTGCATCGGCGCCTGGCTGCTCCACACCAGCATGAAGGAGGCCGGCATCGACATCTATGTCCATTTTGAGGACGCCACCGGCATCACCCCCGGCAAGACCAAGGTCATCGTCCGCGGCATTCCCGTGGGCACGGTCAAAAAATTGAATATCGACGAAGGGATGAAAGGCGTCAACCTGGTGATCAACATGGACAACCAGGTCCGTTTCGCCTTGGTGGAAGACACCGCCTTCTGGATCGTCAAGCCCGAGGTGTCGGCCGGACGGATCAGCGGCCTCGACACCCTGTTCGGCGGTTCGTACATCGGCATGCGTCAGGGCAAATCCACCACCCTGGCCAATCATTTTCAGGGCTTGCCCGAACAGCCCTCGGTCGACAGCACCACCCCGGGCCTACACATCACCCTGGAAACCGACACCCTCTACTCGTTGCAGCGCGGTTCCAACATCTACAGCAAAAACCTGCAGATCGGCTACGTGGAGGATTACCTGCTCCAGGACAACGGCACCATCCTGGTCAAGGCCTTCATCGAGGAACGGTTCGCCCACTTGATCCACACCGGCACCCGCTTCTGGAACGCCAGCGGCCTCAGCCTGACCGGCGACGTGCAGAGCGGCCTGAGCGTCAGCGTCGAGTCGCTGGCCTCGCTGATCTACGGCGGCATTACCTGCGACACGCCGCCGTCCCTGGAAACCACGGAACCGGCCACCAACAGCAGCACCTTCAAGCTGTACAAGGACTTCGAGGACGCCGAGTACGGCATCACCGCCACCCTGCAGCTGGCCACCGGCGAGGGCATTGTCGCCGGCAAGACCAAGGTGCTGTACCGGGGATTGAAAACCGGGGTGGTCAAGACCATCGACATCAACGACGACCAGTTCCACACGGTCACCGCCACCCTGCTGCTCGACCCGCGGGCGGAAGCCATTCTCAAGGAGACGACCCGCTTCTGGATCGTCCGCCCCCAGGTGCAGATCACCGGGGTCAAGAATCTGGAAACCGTGCTCACCGGCCCCTACATCACCTTCGAGATCGGCGAGGGCAAGCGGCGCGATACCTTTGTCGAGGAATCCAGCCCCATGGTCGCCTCGGCCACCCGGCCGGGTATCGCCTTTACCCTGGTGGCCCCGGACAGCGGCGGACTGACGGTGGGCGCCCCGGTGCTCTACAAGCAGATCACGGTCGGCGAGATCACCGGACTGGCGCTCGCCCCCAAGGGTGAGCAGGTGCTGGTGCGGGTACTGATCCACGAACCCCACGCCGATCTGGTCACCAAAAAATCCGTGTTCTGGAACGGCGGCGGGGTCAAGATCGATGCCAGCCTCAGCCGTCTTCAGGTCAACATGGGCTCGGTCCAGTCGCTGCTTGCCGGCGGCGTCGCCTTCGCCAATCCGCCGCTCAAGTCGCGTCCGCCGGCGGCCGAGGCGGAAAGCCGCTTCACCCTGCACGGGTCCTACGGCGAGGCCCTCAAGGCCGTGCCCGAGCTGGAGCTCAAGGGGCTGCGACTGCAACTGCGCACCGCCAAGGCACCGCCACTCAACGCCGGGGCGCCGGTGCTCTACAACAACATCCGGGTGGGCGAGATTTTGGGCTTTGACCTGGCCCAGAACCGGCAGGACACGGTCATCCAGGTGCTGATCAAGGACCACTACCGCGACCTGGTCACCGGAACCTCGCGCTTCTATACCTACTCCGGGGTCACGGTCAACGCCTCGCTCCAGGGGGTCAACCTGGAAACCGCGCCGTTCGACGCCCTGCTCAACGGCGGCATCGCCTTCTTCACCGAGGGCAAGGGGGAACCGGCTCGTGCCGACCAGACCTTTCCGCTGTTTGCCTCGCAGCAGGAAGCGCTCAATGCCGACGCCCTGCGCCTGACCCTTCATTTCCCGAGCGGCGAGGGCTTGGCCACGGCCACCGAGATCCGCTACCAGGGCATCACCATCGGCAAGGTGACTGATCTCAGCCTCGACCCGGCCAGCGGCGATATCCGCGGCGAAGCCAGCGTCGACCGGGAGATGGCGCGCCTGTTCCGCAAGTCCACCACCCTGCGCCTGGTGCGCCCCGAGGTCAGCCTCGCCGGGGTCAGTCATCTGGAAGCGGTAATCACCGGCGCCTTCATCGATGTCCGGACCGGGATGGGGGCACTGCAGACGGAATTCTCCGTCCTCCCCTTGGCCGAGGATACCTTCAAACCGGCCACCGGCCTGAACATCGTGCTCGAAACCGCCACCCTCGGCTCGCTCAAGCAGGGCAGTCCGGTCTACTATCGCCAGATCAAGGTCGGCCGGGTCACCGGCTACCGGCTGTCGCCCACGGCCCAACAGGTTTGGCTGGAGGTCAACATTGAACCGGACTACACCAAGCTGATCTATTCCGGCACCCGGTTCTACAACGCCAGCGGCATCAAGGTCAGCGGCAGCGTGCTCAGCGGCATGACCATGCGCACCGAATCCATGGAATCGGTGCTGGCCGGCGGCATCGGCCTGGCCACCCCCGAGGGCACGGAGATGGGGCCGCCCGCCTATCCGGGCCAGCATTTTCAGGTCAGCGAAACCGTGGACGAGGCGTGGCTCAAGTGGCAGCCGCCGCTGCCGCCGATGGTCGACAAAGCCGACAAAAAATCAGCCCCCGTCAAGAAGGGATCGTGA
- a CDS encoding HAD hydrolase-like protein, with protein sequence MPLVNLLFDLDGTLTDPKLGISRCIQHALSELGVDPPPADDLEWCIGPPLRHSFAKLLDSTDDGLLEQAVLFYRQRFAEVGLFENAVYHGIPEALAGLNAAGFRLFLATSKPRVYAERILAHFGLAVYFETAHGSELSGALTDKPSLVRHILATEGLRPDQTLIVGDRKYDIIGGKTNHIGTGAVTYGYGTLDELTASAPDVLVDAPDHLPLVMDSLRQRHR encoded by the coding sequence ATGCCGCTTGTCAATCTGCTGTTCGACCTCGATGGCACCCTGACCGACCCCAAGCTCGGCATCAGCCGGTGCATCCAGCACGCCCTGAGCGAACTCGGCGTCGACCCTCCCCCGGCGGACGACCTGGAATGGTGCATCGGCCCGCCGCTGCGCCACTCCTTCGCCAAGCTGCTCGACTCGACCGATGATGGCCTGCTGGAGCAGGCGGTCTTGTTCTACCGGCAACGGTTCGCCGAGGTCGGCCTGTTCGAAAACGCCGTCTATCACGGGATTCCCGAAGCCCTGGCCGGGCTGAACGCCGCGGGCTTCCGTCTGTTCCTCGCCACTTCCAAACCGCGCGTCTACGCGGAACGTATCCTGGCGCATTTCGGCCTGGCCGTCTATTTCGAAACCGCCCACGGCAGCGAACTCAGCGGCGCCCTCACCGACAAGCCGTCGCTGGTGCGGCACATTCTCGCCACCGAGGGGTTGCGGCCCGACCAGACCCTGATCGTCGGCGACCGCAAGTACGACATCATCGGCGGCAAAACCAACCACATCGGCACCGGCGCGGTGACCTACGGCTACGGCACCCTCGACGAGTTGACGGCCAGCGCCCCCGATGTTCTGGTCGATGCGCCCGACCATCTGCCGCTGGTGATGGACAGCCTGCGGCAGCGGCACCGATAA
- a CDS encoding endonuclease/exonuclease/phosphatase family protein encodes MSFNIRYGLADDGDNHWNRRKHFALDRIRAFGPDLLGLQECRDDGQAEFVRACLPEYHFWGVHRQGPGDTALEMAPLLFRRSAFTLLDSGCFWLSESPDDPGSMSWGSNYPRTVSWVRLACRGTGKTLLYANTHFDYEPSAIDGDARCLRQWLDRHCREMPCIVTGDFNADKRSDAYRLLTDGGNLLDALRQVAPQGGNESTFHAFGRPEEQAAIDWILVSSHFRVTEARIDRSCHGHLFPSDHYPITAVLDWQR; translated from the coding sequence ATGAGTTTCAATATTCGTTATGGCCTGGCTGACGACGGGGACAACCACTGGAACAGGCGCAAGCATTTCGCCTTGGACAGGATTCGGGCCTTTGGCCCCGATCTGCTCGGGCTCCAGGAGTGCCGCGACGATGGCCAGGCCGAGTTTGTCCGTGCCTGCCTGCCGGAGTACCATTTTTGGGGCGTTCATCGGCAAGGTCCAGGCGACACGGCCCTAGAGATGGCGCCCCTGCTGTTTCGTCGCTCGGCCTTCACGTTGCTCGACAGCGGCTGTTTCTGGTTGAGCGAAAGCCCGGATGATCCCGGCAGCATGAGCTGGGGGAGCAACTACCCGCGGACGGTGAGCTGGGTCCGACTGGCCTGTCGCGGGACCGGCAAGACGCTTCTCTACGCCAACACCCACTTCGATTACGAGCCCTCGGCCATCGACGGCGACGCCCGGTGCCTGCGGCAGTGGTTGGACAGGCATTGCCGGGAGATGCCGTGCATCGTCACCGGCGACTTTAACGCCGATAAACGCTCCGATGCCTATCGGTTACTGACTGATGGAGGGAATTTGCTCGACGCCTTGCGTCAGGTTGCGCCGCAGGGCGGGAACGAGAGCACCTTTCACGCCTTTGGCCGGCCGGAGGAGCAGGCGGCCATTGACTGGATTCTCGTCTCCAGCCATTTCCGGGTGACCGAGGCGCGGATCGACCGTTCATGCCACGGGCACCTTTTTCCCTCGGACCACTATCCGATCACCGCCGTGCTCGACTGGCAGCGTTGA
- a CDS encoding glycoside hydrolase family 5 protein: protein MTTPTVHENGDKLRGVNLGGWLVLEKWITPSLFAGLKATDETSYCVELGEAEATRRLHQHWNTFITRDDFAWLRRAGVNAVRLPFGHWLFGKDYPYHRSYGEARHPFVVGGLDIVDKVFEWAGEFGLRVVLDLHAAPGCQNGFDNGGILGVCEWHTKEEYIEHSLDVLERLAERYGEHPALHGIQALNEPRWDIPTELLKRYTLEAYQRIRRHCPPERTTVVFHDGFRDFREYAGFLQEPAFRNVAIDIHRYQCFARDDIDMDIFGHIRKSAVDLRLEADEIIRESGYQVYCGEWSLGLDLKVVSLWAEGPFNHALEAMDEFQMAAAYRGYASAQLLTFEKYAGWFFWTYRTETTPEWSYRDCVEQGFIPDLGRTEQMAGIRAILDRARDLAA, encoded by the coding sequence ATGACAACTCCAACGGTTCACGAAAACGGCGACAAACTGCGCGGCGTCAATCTCGGCGGCTGGCTGGTGCTGGAGAAATGGATCACCCCCAGCCTGTTCGCGGGGCTCAAGGCCACCGATGAAACCTCGTACTGTGTCGAGCTGGGCGAGGCCGAGGCCACCCGGCGCCTACACCAGCACTGGAACACCTTCATCACCCGCGACGACTTCGCCTGGTTGCGCCGCGCCGGCGTCAACGCGGTACGGTTGCCGTTCGGCCACTGGCTGTTCGGCAAGGACTATCCCTATCACCGCAGTTACGGCGAGGCACGCCATCCCTTCGTGGTGGGCGGGTTGGACATCGTCGACAAGGTGTTCGAATGGGCCGGGGAATTCGGCTTGCGGGTGGTCCTGGATCTCCATGCCGCGCCCGGCTGCCAGAACGGCTTCGACAACGGCGGCATCCTCGGCGTGTGCGAGTGGCACACCAAGGAGGAATATATCGAACACTCCCTGGATGTGCTGGAACGGCTGGCCGAGCGCTACGGCGAACACCCGGCGCTGCATGGCATCCAGGCGCTCAACGAACCACGCTGGGACATCCCCACCGAGCTGCTCAAGCGCTATACCCTGGAGGCCTATCAGCGCATCCGCCGCCACTGCCCGCCCGAGCGGACCACGGTGGTGTTCCACGACGGCTTCCGCGATTTCCGCGAATATGCCGGATTTCTCCAGGAACCGGCGTTCCGTAATGTGGCCATCGACATCCATCGCTATCAGTGCTTTGCCCGCGACGACATCGACATGGATATTTTCGGGCACATCCGCAAGAGCGCCGTGGATTTGCGCCTTGAGGCGGACGAGATCATCCGCGAGTCAGGTTATCAGGTCTACTGCGGCGAATGGAGTCTGGGGTTGGATCTGAAAGTGGTGTCGCTATGGGCGGAAGGCCCCTTCAACCATGCCCTGGAGGCCATGGACGAGTTTCAGATGGCCGCGGCCTATCGCGGCTACGCTTCGGCCCAACTGCTGACCTTCGAGAAATACGCCGGCTGGTTCTTCTGGACCTACCGCACCGAGACCACCCCGGAATGGAGCTACCGCGACTGCGTGGAGCAGGGATTCATTCCCGACCTGGGCCGGACTGAGCAGATGGCGGGCATACGCGCCATCCTCGACCGGGCCAGGGATCTGGCGGCCTGA
- a CDS encoding ABC transporter ATP-binding protein/permease yields the protein MIRKAAVLLAVLTMVQMVMAVLLTQWSAGLFNALEQHSMSGLMTQTGLLALLFLGDMVLTGWHLVVKRNLQIYWRDWMTEHVYSRWMQAGRHYLITHLPGEHDNPDGRIAEDCRVATESAVVLAHSLLYSILLLIGFTEVLWSRSGVVTLDLGFAAIPIHGHLVWIAILYSAVASWLGWLVSRPLTGATNARQSAEADFRASLLEAQDNSQAIALIHAESCERHQFRELFRRIRVIWDAQTTAWRNILMFGSGYSVLSMAFPILISAPRYILGKISLGALMQSAQAFQHMTSALSWPVNNAGGIAEWRASVERILGLLTALENVDEELAKAEHLIQVKNSDRQVLAFHDLSIVKYDGSVQAEGITMEINQGEHVLLTGNAFTGAKLFRAIAGIRPWGGGMIELPSQGRLFFMPPRPHLPTGTLRNAICYPSSRRVFTQEQIEQALRLVGLEHLIGQLDREENWLHTLAPAEQQRLGMVRLLLNRPQWIFLQEAFDSLEPEDEERMLRLICDQLPGVTLIAISHTANGSAFYSRRLAL from the coding sequence ATGATCCGGAAAGCCGCCGTCCTCCTGGCCGTGCTGACCATGGTGCAGATGGTCATGGCGGTGCTGCTCACCCAGTGGAGTGCGGGCTTGTTCAACGCCCTGGAGCAGCATTCCATGAGCGGCCTCATGACCCAGACCGGTCTGCTGGCGCTCCTTTTCCTCGGCGACATGGTGCTCACTGGCTGGCATCTGGTCGTCAAACGCAACCTGCAGATATATTGGCGCGACTGGATGACCGAACACGTCTACTCCCGCTGGATGCAGGCCGGCCGCCACTACCTGATCACCCATCTGCCGGGCGAACACGACAACCCCGACGGCCGCATCGCCGAGGATTGCCGGGTGGCCACCGAGTCGGCGGTGGTCCTGGCCCATTCGTTGCTCTACTCCATCCTGCTGCTGATCGGCTTCACCGAAGTGCTCTGGTCGCGCTCCGGAGTGGTGACGCTCGATCTGGGGTTCGCCGCGATTCCAATCCACGGGCATCTGGTGTGGATCGCCATTCTCTACTCGGCCGTGGCCTCCTGGCTGGGCTGGCTGGTGAGCCGGCCGCTGACCGGCGCCACCAATGCCCGGCAGTCGGCCGAGGCGGACTTCCGCGCCAGTTTGCTGGAAGCTCAGGATAACAGCCAGGCCATTGCCCTGATTCATGCCGAGAGCTGCGAGCGGCACCAGTTCCGTGAGCTGTTCCGCCGGATACGGGTGATCTGGGACGCGCAAACCACCGCATGGCGCAACATCCTCATGTTCGGTTCCGGTTATTCGGTGCTGTCCATGGCCTTCCCAATCCTCATTTCCGCCCCCCGCTACATCCTGGGGAAAATTTCCCTGGGCGCGCTGATGCAATCGGCCCAGGCCTTTCAGCACATGACCTCAGCCCTTTCCTGGCCGGTCAACAATGCCGGCGGCATCGCCGAGTGGCGTGCCTCGGTGGAACGCATCCTGGGCCTGCTGACGGCACTGGAAAACGTCGACGAGGAGCTGGCCAAAGCGGAGCATCTGATCCAGGTAAAGAACTCCGACCGGCAGGTGCTGGCCTTCCACGATCTGAGTATTGTCAAATACGACGGATCGGTCCAGGCCGAGGGGATCACCATGGAGATCAACCAGGGCGAACACGTCCTGCTCACCGGCAACGCCTTCACCGGGGCCAAACTGTTTCGGGCCATCGCCGGAATACGGCCCTGGGGCGGGGGGATGATCGAACTGCCCAGCCAGGGACGCCTCTTTTTCATGCCGCCCCGGCCGCATCTGCCCACCGGCACCTTGCGCAACGCCATCTGCTACCCTTCCTCCCGGCGGGTGTTCACCCAGGAACAGATCGAGCAAGCGTTGCGGCTGGTGGGGCTTGAGCATCTGATCGGTCAGCTCGACCGGGAAGAAAACTGGCTCCACACCCTGGCCCCGGCCGAGCAGCAGCGCTTGGGCATGGTCCGCCTGCTGCTCAATCGGCCCCAGTGGATCTTTCTTCAGGAGGCCTTCGATTCCCTGGAACCCGAGGACGAGGAACGCATGCTGCGCCTGATCTGCGACCAGCTTCCCGGTGTCACCCTGATTGCGATTTCCCATACCGCCAACGGCTCCGCGTTCTACTCGCGCCGTTTGGCTCTCTGA
- a CDS encoding glycoside hydrolase family 1 protein, producing the protein MYDVFSLPPIHFPDHFVWGSATAGHQIEGDNIHSQAWYKEQLPEFYQEDPNRAVRAPSGKACDHYRLYRQDVELIAALGHRAYRMSIEWSRIEPEEGRWDHEALAHYRDLLERLVDRDIQVFVTLHHFTHPLWFDRLGGFAKADNRRFFERYLAFLLPRISAYVSGWNVINEFNQWGGLTAGPEVAALKFNMLRVHALGYRLIKTHSTAPVSSAHAFIHWFPRRFHDDLDRRMTGLADFVTNEFFFHALRTGELVHPGVDAEYAPEVKGALDCWCVNYYTRHMVDARQAGLDGRRFRHKELKMIPMRFYLEEMYPEGLIANLERLRDYPVYITENGCACDDDRFRIVYLALHLSALHEAMERGVDARGYFYWSLMDNYEWTSFVPRFGLVAVDFQTFERTPKPSALFYRQVIRDNGFDGETIRAFLDALPTLERHGR; encoded by the coding sequence ATGTACGACGTCTTCAGCCTGCCGCCCATCCACTTCCCTGACCACTTTGTGTGGGGCAGCGCCACCGCTGGGCATCAGATCGAGGGCGACAACATCCATTCCCAGGCGTGGTACAAGGAGCAGCTGCCGGAATTCTATCAGGAAGACCCGAACCGCGCGGTCCGCGCCCCGTCGGGCAAGGCCTGCGACCACTACCGGCTCTACCGCCAGGATGTGGAATTGATCGCTGCCCTGGGTCACCGGGCCTACCGCATGTCCATCGAGTGGAGCCGGATCGAGCCCGAGGAAGGACGATGGGACCATGAGGCCCTGGCTCATTACCGCGATCTGCTGGAGCGCCTGGTCGACCGGGACATCCAGGTGTTCGTCACCCTGCACCATTTCACCCATCCGCTGTGGTTCGACCGGCTGGGGGGCTTTGCCAAAGCCGACAACCGCCGCTTCTTCGAGCGCTATCTCGCCTTTCTCCTGCCGCGCATCAGCGCTTATGTCAGCGGCTGGAACGTGATCAACGAGTTCAACCAATGGGGCGGGCTCACCGCCGGACCGGAGGTGGCGGCGCTGAAGTTCAACATGCTGCGGGTCCATGCCCTGGGCTACCGGTTGATCAAGACCCACTCCACCGCCCCGGTGAGCAGCGCCCACGCCTTTATTCACTGGTTTCCGCGCCGTTTTCATGACGATTTGGACCGGCGGATGACCGGGCTTGCCGACTTCGTCACCAACGAGTTCTTCTTCCATGCCCTGCGTACCGGGGAACTGGTCCATCCGGGCGTGGATGCCGAGTATGCCCCCGAGGTCAAGGGCGCGCTCGATTGCTGGTGCGTCAACTATTACACCCGCCACATGGTCGACGCCCGCCAAGCCGGTTTGGATGGCCGCCGGTTCCGTCACAAGGAACTGAAGATGATCCCCATGCGGTTTTATCTGGAGGAGATGTATCCCGAGGGGTTGATCGCCAACCTGGAGCGGTTGCGCGACTATCCGGTCTACATCACCGAAAACGGCTGCGCGTGTGACGATGACCGCTTCCGCATCGTCTACCTGGCGTTGCACCTTTCCGCGCTCCACGAGGCGATGGAGCGCGGGGTGGACGCGCGCGGTTATTTTTACTGGTCGCTGATGGATAATTACGAATGGACCTCCTTTGTCCCCCGTTTTGGCTTGGTGGCGGTGGATTTCCAGACCTTCGAGCGCACTCCAAAACCCAGCGCCCTGTTCTATCGGCAGGTGATCCGGGACAACGGCTTTGACGGCGAGACGATCCGGGCTTTTCTCGATGCGCTGCCCACTCTGGAGCGCCACGGACGATGA
- a CDS encoding rolling circle replication-associated protein has translation MTLTFPDHLTDPREASKRLNSFMSNFLRERIGSFITVRELHESGSWHYHLLVAFQAPICLGFRWKYAKDHKAIPVFKTATKALKTLWRDIREAAPKYGFGRSEILPVRTGKGLAKYFSKVILQRALDPERFKGVRLVSYSRNFLRSVARFAWNNPYTRDFRRKVKRFATELLGITEKLTDEPPDVDWLSYLFPAWFWRYGKVIDGIDRILAQPDLANMYRHTIQPAEF, from the coding sequence ATGACCCTTACTTTCCCAGATCACTTAACAGACCCCAGAGAAGCATCGAAGCGGTTGAACTCTTTCATGAGTAATTTCCTTCGTGAAAGGATTGGCTCTTTTATCACGGTCAGGGAATTGCATGAAAGTGGTTCATGGCATTACCACCTTCTTGTTGCTTTCCAGGCCCCTATTTGCCTTGGTTTTCGATGGAAATACGCCAAGGACCACAAGGCTATCCCGGTATTCAAAACCGCAACCAAGGCCCTGAAAACGCTCTGGAGAGACATTCGTGAGGCCGCCCCAAAGTACGGTTTTGGTCGTTCAGAAATCCTTCCAGTCCGAACTGGCAAGGGTCTTGCAAAGTATTTCAGCAAGGTCATTCTCCAAAGAGCCCTGGACCCTGAACGATTCAAGGGTGTCCGCCTGGTCAGCTACTCCAGGAATTTCCTACGGTCTGTTGCCCGCTTCGCGTGGAATAACCCGTATACCCGAGATTTCCGCCGTAAAGTGAAACGGTTTGCTACCGAATTGCTTGGTATCACTGAGAAATTGACAGATGAGCCGCCGGATGTTGATTGGCTGAGTTACCTATTCCCAGCCTGGTTCTGGCGATACGGAAAAGTCATCGACGGCATTGACCGTATCCTTGCCCAGCCGGACCTTGCCAATATGTACCGGCACACCATCCAGCCCGCAGAGTTCTAA
- a CDS encoding recombinase family protein, with the protein MEGRFVTYYRVSTAKQGRSGLGLEAQKETVTRYLNGGNWEVVGTYTEVESGKRDDRPELEKAIRDCKLKGARLLVAKLDRLSRDLHFITSLQKAGVPFTVAEMPDATELTVHIYAAMAEHERKVISQRTRAALQAAKAKGKKLGNPCLQRGEQIPGSGAPKNANKARIEKADDFARQMAQIIQEMRSEGDSLRDIADSLNNAGYRTARGKEWQAASVKRVLDRVTPREPEMKMIVMGDAAPKSFDGTTPKTHNLLDAHKIVKQFNKEHRGLKAEIGEVMYKQESFVVLVFDTNDDNRFWGYL; encoded by the coding sequence ATGGAAGGCCGTTTTGTGACATATTACCGAGTGAGTACAGCCAAGCAGGGCCGGTCCGGTTTGGGCCTGGAAGCGCAGAAAGAGACGGTGACCCGCTACCTGAATGGCGGTAACTGGGAAGTGGTTGGCACATATACCGAGGTGGAAAGCGGAAAGCGGGATGACCGGCCCGAACTGGAAAAGGCGATCAGGGATTGTAAGTTGAAAGGTGCCCGGCTGTTGGTGGCCAAGCTGGACCGACTGAGCCGTGACCTGCATTTCATTACCAGCTTGCAAAAGGCCGGTGTGCCCTTCACCGTTGCCGAGATGCCGGACGCAACAGAGTTGACCGTGCACATATACGCCGCCATGGCCGAACATGAACGCAAGGTTATTTCCCAGCGCACCAGGGCCGCCTTACAGGCCGCCAAGGCAAAAGGAAAGAAGCTGGGGAACCCCTGCTTACAGCGTGGCGAGCAGATACCCGGCAGCGGTGCCCCTAAGAACGCCAACAAGGCCCGGATTGAGAAGGCCGACGACTTCGCCCGACAGATGGCCCAGATCATCCAGGAAATGCGCTCTGAGGGTGATTCACTCCGGGATATAGCCGACAGTTTGAATAATGCTGGGTACAGGACCGCACGGGGAAAGGAATGGCAGGCAGCCAGCGTGAAGCGTGTTCTTGACAGGGTGACACCGAGGGAACCCGAAATGAAAATGATTGTTATGGGTGATGCTGCACCAAAGTCTTTTGACGGAACCACCCCAAAAACCCATAACCTTCTTGATGCCCACAAAATTGTCAAACAATTCAACAAAGAGCATCGTGGCCTTAAGGCCGAGATCGGCGAAGTCATGTACAAGCAGGAGAGTTTTGTTGTCCTGGTTTTTGACACGAATGACGACAATCGGTTCTGGGGATACCTCTAA